TCAATCAGTACAGAGCCAACCCCTCTGGCTGATAGAGACGTTGAAGCCTTTCCTGTATTCGGGCACCTGGGAAAGGTGGAGTCAGTGGTGCGACCGGCTATTGGTCTCCACGTGATGCAAGCATCACCGTGGTCTACGTCCATCTGCACATGCAGGTGGTGTCTCTCGATTGTGGGAGTAAAGGAGGGAGTGACCATGTCACACACTTCTGTTCTGAAACGCCTGATCCTTATCACAACCGTCCTGCTCAGCCTGGCCTCCTGCAGTCAGACCCCAAAGGCCCCGGAAGCCACCGCAGAGGTGCAGAATCCCGAGATCAGCCAGCTCGGGAGTGCCGATGTCTTCGACATGACCCTCTCGGACAGGAGCAACTACCAGACCACTGCCGTGCGCTGGTGGACCAGTGGGGTCAAATGGTGGGTCAGTGGCACCAACAGCGGACTCGAATACTGGACCGATGCCGTCAGGTGGTGGGCCAGTGCCGTCAGATGGTGGGCCGAAGGGGTCTTCCTGCCCGCACCGGACAACAGCAAGCCCTTCAAACTGATCAACCTGGACAAGGCACAGCTGCTTGCCCCCAACCTCGGAGCAGGGGTCAACATTGCCCTGATTGACACAGGTGTGGACCTCAACCACCCCATGCTCACAGGAGCCGTGAAGTCTGGATGGGATTACCTCGGCAATGACAGCAACGCCAGCGAAGAAGGTGCCGACACCGATGTGGCCTATGGACACGGTACAGCCGTGGCTGGCCTGATCCGTCAGGTTGCTCCAAAAGCCACCATCACCGCCTTCCGGGTGATCACCTCCGATGGTTCCGGTCGCTCCAGAGATGTGGCCAAGGCCATCTATGACGCTGTGAACGGCGGGGCCGACATCATCAACATGAGCGTCAGCACCGACACCCTCACCTCCAGCGTGTACACCGCCATGCTGTATGCGGCCAGCAAGAAAGTCCTGATTGTTGCTTCGGGTGGGAACAGCGGAGGCAACCAGCCCCTCGTTCCAGCCCTGCAACTCGGAAATGATCCCCTGCTTGACCTCTCAGGCCTCAGTGTGGGCAGCGTGAACGGCGATGGCAGCAGCGTCAGCTGGAACAACAAGGGCAACGAGGTGCTCGCTCCCGGCGTGAACCTCTTCACTGCCTACCCTGGACAGCGCGTGGTGTACGGCACAGGCAGCAGCTTCAGTGCACCGCTGGTGACCGGCGCTCTGGCCCTCGCCCTCGGTGAAAATGCGAACAACTGGAAACTGACCACACTGGCCCAGTCCACCAGCAACGGCGGCATCATCGACATGAGCCTCTTCCTGAAACAGGCCCTGAAATAAAACGTGTGATTCACCCGGGAAGCTTTTGCCTTCCCGGGTGACAATGCATCGAGAACAGGTCATCATCAGAAGAGAGGGCTCTCCCTTTTCCCCTTCTCCTTTCATCCCCTCAATCCATCCGTGCACCAGGAAATGGGTCCACATGCCTGACCAGAACCCCTCCAGCCTGCGAACCCCCAAACGCCTCCTCGAGGAAGCGCGGCTTTTCACCGATGAAGACGATGAACGCGCAGCCCTGCTGTACGAACAGGCAGCGGTGCGGGCCAGACTGT
Above is a genomic segment from Deinococcus cellulosilyticus NBRC 106333 = KACC 11606 containing:
- a CDS encoding S8 family peptidase — encoded protein: MSHTSVLKRLILITTVLLSLASCSQTPKAPEATAEVQNPEISQLGSADVFDMTLSDRSNYQTTAVRWWTSGVKWWVSGTNSGLEYWTDAVRWWASAVRWWAEGVFLPAPDNSKPFKLINLDKAQLLAPNLGAGVNIALIDTGVDLNHPMLTGAVKSGWDYLGNDSNASEEGADTDVAYGHGTAVAGLIRQVAPKATITAFRVITSDGSGRSRDVAKAIYDAVNGGADIINMSVSTDTLTSSVYTAMLYAASKKVLIVASGGNSGGNQPLVPALQLGNDPLLDLSGLSVGSVNGDGSSVSWNNKGNEVLAPGVNLFTAYPGQRVVYGTGSSFSAPLVTGALALALGENANNWKLTTLAQSTSNGGIIDMSLFLKQALK